In Miscanthus floridulus cultivar M001 chromosome 5, ASM1932011v1, whole genome shotgun sequence, one genomic interval encodes:
- the LOC136453346 gene encoding uncharacterized protein, producing MANQRAAAALLLIASLFVAVAISGADARPSVRPSKTAALRHDAHGGGYVADAAAPTELKPEQEPEEPKKPEEPKKPESELTCNKVHGVQAGETCCSVGEGARLTQDQFLFFNPNLCCEKLFVGQWVCLEATSGCHD from the exons ATGGCGAAccaacgcgccgccgccgccctcctcctGATCGCGTCCCTCTTCGTGGCGGTCGCCATCTCCGGGGCCGACGCGAGGCCCAGCGTGCGTCCCAGCAAGACGGCAGCCCTCCGCCACGACGCGCATGGAGGTG GTTACGTGGCGGATGCTGCGGCGCCAACGGAGCTGAAGCCGGAGCAGGAGCCGGAGGAGCCGAAGAAGCCGGAGGAGCCGAAGAAGCCGGAGTCGGAGCTGACCTGCAACAAGGTGCACGGGGTGCAGGCGGGCGAGACGTGCTGTTCCGTGGGGGAGGGAGCGAGGCTGACCCAGGACCAGTTCCTCTTCTTCAACCCCAACCTCTGCTGCGAGAAGCTCTTCGTCGGCCAGTGGGTCTGCCTTGAAGCCACATCCGGTTGTCATGACTGA